One segment of Solanum stenotomum isolate F172 chromosome 1, ASM1918654v1, whole genome shotgun sequence DNA contains the following:
- the LOC125846932 gene encoding F-box protein CPR1-like — protein sequence MMDGTTKKLSQDVAIVILLRLSVKCLLRYKCVSKEYYTLIQSSTFMGLHFNRISTLKYELVLLKHSFKEDIEQYKTILSFLSDDGNDYLNHTFLDLDLPYMTSRYSVFQDQLVGRCHGLIALMNDITTVLFNPSTRNYRLLPPSPFDCPQGLHQCIRSVGFGFDSVVNDYKFVRISEFLKDDRYGYIEEVDEKIEVYELGIDCWRELDHVDQGLPKLYWSPCSQMFYKGAFHWIDQDIILCFDISTEIFRNMNIPDTYHYYNDPFYSLIILNKSLTLICYPSILPVIDPTEDLIEIWIMKDYDVYESWIKKYTLRSLSMECPLAVWKDNFLLFQGNSGCLISYDLNSDEIKELNLHGCERSMRAVVYKESLASIPRGSENSTQVHKF from the coding sequence ATGATGGATGGAACAACGAAGAAATTGTCTCAAGATGTTGCTATAGTTATTCTTTTAAGGCTCTCAGTAAAATGTCTTTTGCGATACAAGTGCGTTTCTAAAGAATATTACACTCTCATACAATCTTCCACTTTCATGGGTCTTCATTTCAACCGCATCTCAACATTAAAATATGAACTTGTCCTATTAAAACACTCCTTTAAGGAAGATATCGAGCAATATAAAACTATCTTATCTTTTCTTTCCGATGATGGTAATGATTACCTCAACCACACTTTTTTGGATCTAGATTTGCCTTATATGACATCCAGATACAGTGTTTTTCAAGATCAACTAGTTGGTCGTTGCCATGGTTTGATTGCTTTGATGAACGATATAACCACCGTGTTATTTAATCCATCAACTAGGAATTATAGGCTTCTCCCACCCAGCCCTTTTGATTGTCCCCAGGGATTACATCAATGCATCAGATCTGTTGGATTTGGTTTCGACTCAGTTGTTAATGACTACAAATTTGTTAGGATTTCTGAATTTCTCAAGGATGATCGTTATGGGTACATTGAAGAGGTAGATGAAAAAATTGAGGTTTATGAATTGGGTATTGATTGTTGGAGAGAATTGGATCATGTGGATCAAGGATTGCCCAAATTGTATTGGTCGCCTTGTTCTCAAATGTTCTACAAGGGAGCTTTTCATTGGATTGATCAAGATATAATTCTTTGTTTTGACATTAGTACTGAAATTTTTCGCAATATGAATATACCTGATACTTatcattattacaatgatcCGTTTTATAGCCTCATCATCTTAAATAAGTCCCTCACATTGATCTGCTACCCCAGTATATTGCCTGTGATTGATCCAACAGAAGATCTGATCGAAATTTGGATTATGAAGGATTATGATGTATATGAGTCTTGGATTAAGAAATATACACTTAGAAGTCTTTCTATGGAATGTCCGTTGGCAGTTTGGAAAGACAATTTTTTGCTTTTCCAAGGGAACAGTGGATGTTTGATATCTTATGACCTTAATTCCgatgaaataaaagaattaaatttGCATGGTTGTGAAAGAAGTATGAGAGCTGTTGTTTACAAGGAAAGCCTGGCTTCAATTCCTAGAGGAAGCGAAAACAGCACACAAGTTCACAAATTTTAG